A stretch of DNA from Candidatus Rokuibacteriota bacterium:
CGGCCTCGCCGACGCCCTTGGCACCGAGCGGGTTGTGCGGGGTCGGGGTGACGGTGTGGTCGAGCTCAAACATCGGGAGGTCCGGGGCCTTGGGCGCCGCGTAGTCCATGAGGCTTCCCGAGAGGAGCTGGCCCGCCTCGTCATAGACGATCTCCTCCCAGAGCGCCTGGGCGATCCCCTGCGCGATCCCGCCGTGGAGCTGGCCCTTGAGGAGGAGCGGGTTCAGCACGGTGCCGACGTCGTCGACGCCGATGAAGCGCAGGAGTTTCACCTCGCCGGTCTCGGGGAGCACCTCCACGACGGCGATGTAGACGCCGAAGGGGACCGTGAGGTCGGGCGGATCGAAGACGCGGCCCGCCTCGAGTCCGGGCTCCATCCCGGGCGGCAGGTTGCTGGCACGGTACGCCGCGTGCGCGACTTCTCTCAGCGTCACCGCCCGGTCGGGGAGGCCCTTGACATGGAGCCTTCCGTCCTCCAGCACGATGTCCTCCGGCGCGGCCTCGAGGAGGTGCGCGGCGATCCGCCGCGCCTTCTCCTTCACGGTCTGGGACGCGAGGAGCACCGCGGTGCCGCCCACGCTCCCGCCCCGGCTGCCGCCCGTGCCGAACCCCATCGGAACCACGGCGGTATCGCCGTGGAGGACCGTGATGTCCTCGAGTCGCACCCCCAACTCGTCGGCGACGATCTGGGCGAACGTGGTCTCGCTCCCCTGGCCGTGGGGCGAGGTGCCCGTGACCACGGTGATCTGGCCTGTGGGCTCAACCCGGACCGCGCCGTACTCGTGGCCGGCGAAGGCCAGCATCCGGGAGGGTCCGGTTGAAGCCGTCTCGACGAAGGTGGAGAAGCCCACGCCCTGGTATCGGCCCGCCTTCCTCAGGCGCGCCTGCTCTTCCCTGACCTTTTGGTAGTCGAGGATGTCGAGCGCCTTCTCGAGCGTGACGGCATAGCGGCCGGAGTCATAGGTGAGGCCTGAGGGAACCCGATACGGGAAGTCCTCCGGCCTTATGAAGTTCTTCTTCCTGACTTCGACCGGGTCCATGCCCAGCTCGGCAGCCGCCAGATCCATCAGCCTCTCGATGATGTACGAGCCCTCCGGCCTCCCCGCGCCGCGGTATGCGGCCATCGGCGTCTTCGTCGTGAGGGCGCCCCGGAGCATATAGGAGGCTGCGGGGATCCGGTAGGCGCCGGTGATGAGCCGCCCGGAGAGGAGCGGCGGCCCTGCGGTGAACGCCTCGAGGTGAGCCCCGAGGTCGGCCACCCCTCGGACCCTGAGCGCCAGGACGGTCCCATCCTGTGCGACCGCCAGCTCCGCCTCGTGGATCTGGCCGCGGCCGTGGGTCGTGGCCACGAAGCTCTCGCTCCGCTGCTCGATCCACTTCACGGGCCTGCCGAGCTTGATCGCGGCAAAGGCGGCCAGCAGTTCCTCGTCGTAGAGCCCGACCTTGCAACCGAAGCCGCCGCCGACCTCGGGAGCGATCACGCGGATCTGGTGCTCGGGGACGCGGAGGGTCTCGCCCAGCATGGACCGAGCGCGGTGGGGCATCTGGGTCGAGGTCCAGAAGGTGAGCGCACCGCCCTGGTAGAGCGCCACGCACCCGCGCGGCTCGAGCGGCATCGGGGCGAGGCGCTGGGTGACGAAGCGCGCTCTGACGATGCGGTCGGCGCGGGCAAAGGCGCCATCGACATCTCCGGTGGCCCAGGTGTGCTCGTAACACAGGTTGCCGGGGACCTCGGCGTAGATCTGCGGCGCTCCCGGCCTGAGAGCGGTTTCGGCGTCGGTCACGGGCTCGAGCGGCGCGTACTCGACCTGGATCAGGTCGGCGGCATCGCGGGCGAGCGCGCGCTCGGCAGCCACCACGAGGGCGACGGGGTGGCCCACGAAGGTCACCTTCCCCAGGGCCAGCGGCGGGTGGGGGGGCAGCTTGAGCCCCGGCGGAGCGATCATCAGGGGCTTGGGGCCCACCTGTCCCTCCAGCTCTTTCGCCGTGAGCACCGCGAAGACCCCGGGCGCTTTGGTGGCCGCCGCCGCGTCCAGGCTTGCGATCCGCGCGTGGGACCAAGGGCTCCGCAGCACGAAGGCGTGGAGCAGACCGGGGAGCGTCACGTCGTCGACGTACTGGGCTTGGCCCCGGATCAGCCGCGGGTCCTCGAGCCGTTTCACCTCGCTGCCCACAAAACGCGGAGCCGCCATCGAGACCCTCCCTGCTCGATGTTCTAATGCTTGTCTTGTCGGAGAGCTATCTGTCAGGTAAGAGCGTGCCGACTTGCATTAGGGCACATGGGAAAGGGCCATTTCATAAGTTTTCGACTACGAACTCACGAATTGTCCGCAACTCTCCGTCCCGCAGATCCGCCACTTCCGCTTCGTTCGGCTTCCACATGTCATATCGAGCTGCACGGGAATCGTCCTTAAGTTGCCGGTATGCATTATTGATATCGGGGTTCCGTCTGAGAACGAGAAGACGCTCGAAAGCCCTGTTCACATCCGCGTACCTGGAAATGTTTGTGTAATTGTGTTTTGCCATTAACGCGCGAAGATAATGGAGAGCAGCGTAAAACGCCGCTGTGACTGCCCAGTCAAGGTAAGGAGATCGCGCTAAATCGAATGTCGCTAGGAACGCCTCGTTGTGTCGTGCCTGCTGAAAATGCTGCTCCTGCGTGGGCATCAGGCTGCATTCACGAGGCTCATTTATCGGGCAGGTCTATACATAACGAGTCTGCCTTGAAGATCGTCTGGCACCAAGGATCCGTGTTCACCTTGGTCAAGGGAAAGGACGTTAAAGTCGAACAAAAGGTCTGGATACTTGGACATAAGTTCTCGTTCACAGGCGTATACTTGTTTGCGTAGGCTTTTATCTCTGTGGGCGATAAACGTCCAGATGAGGTTGACGTTGCCGTCTTTCGCATGTGTCATGGCGACAACACCCGGCAGCCGCCAGACAGCCTTAGCGAATCGATAGACGGCCTGACCGATGCGGGAATCTTGAGGCGGAGAGGTATCGATGATCTCCCACGATACATGGGAGCCCGAGCGACTCTCCGTGAGGGCGCTGGGCTGGACCTCTAAGGTTTCGGCGCCCGTGAGCGTTGATGCCGTGCCGCGGACCAAGGCAAAGGCAGTGACAGGTCGATCTTCGGCGAGCAGTTCGGTGGTCATATCTAGCTTCGCGTCTGCAGGTGAATCGGGCTCCGAAGGATCTCGGTTCCATTGTATGTCAAAACGAGCGTGTATTCGCCGGCACCGGGAAACTCAAATGCGGCTAGAGTATATGTGCCCTGTATTGTGTGTGGAGTCTCCTTGCTGGTTTCTATCGGTTCTAGTTCTACGAGGACAGAGCCATCGGGGCGGTGTATGCTGACGCCTGCCCGGCCTGGTCCCGGCACCAGGCAGCGCCAGTAAATTGAGAAGAGTGAATGTACAGCAGGGAACTTTGTTGCCCAGATGCGGTCGAAGATCCCGTAGAGCGTGATCTTCCCGTTGGGGTCCCTGGCAATGGCGTCACACGCCAGCAGAGCGTGACCGTCGGCTTGGGCCATCGCCTCATTATCCTATCAGAAAATCGAAAGGCCTAGGAGATCTGAAACCTCCTTCGATTGACTGTTCGGGTGGGCGCCGCTATTGTAACTCAGCCATGCTCAGGACGACCATTGTAGGAAGCCTGCCGAAGCCCGCGTGGCTCGCCGACCCGTCGCACCAGCTCTTTGCCCCGTGGGTCGTCCCGCCCGAGCGCCTCCGGGAGGCGCAGGACGATGCCGTGCGCCTGGCGCTGGCCGAGCAGGAGGAGGCCGGGATCGACATCGTCACAGACGGCGAGCAACGCCGCCGGCACTACATCTGGGGGTTCCTGGAAGGTCTGACCGGGATCGACACCGATACGCTCGGCAGGAAGCGGACGCGTGGTGGTCGCTATGCCCCGGAGCAGGACGTGGCGCGGATCGTCGGGGAGGTCACGCGCCCTCGGCCGGTCATGGTCGCGGCGCTCGGGTTCGCCAAGGCCCACACGCGGCGCGCGGTGAAGGTGACCCTTCCCGGGCCCATGACGATCGTGGACAGCGTGCTGGACGAGTATTACCGCTGCGATGAAAAGAGTCTTGCCATGAGCTTCGCCGCGCTTTTGAACGCCGAGGCGCAGGAGCTGGCCGCGGCCGGCGCCGACGTGGTCCAGCTCGACGAGCCCTGTTTCAACATCTATCTCGACAAGGTCGAGGCCTGGGGGATCGAGGCGCTGGAGCGGGCCATCGACGGGGTCACGTGCACGACAGCGATTCATATCTGCTACAGCTACGGGATTCCGCGGGTCCTCCAGTGGAAGAAGCGGAACACGGAGTGGGGGCAGTACGGGGTGACGCTCCCGCTCCTGGCCCGGACGCGGATCAATCAGGTCTCGGTCGAGTGCGCGGCCTCGGGGGTGGACGTCGCGGTGCTGGCCGAGGCGCGCGGGAAGGACGTGCTGCTGGGCGTCATCGACGTGGGAACGGAGGAGGCCGAATCCCCCGAGCTTGTCGCTGCGCGGATTAAAAAAGCACTTCCCTATGTTGGCCCCGAGCGCCTTTCCCCGTGCACCGACTGCGGCCTCGTCCCGCGCAGCCGTCAGTCGGCCCGCGGGAAGCTCGGGGCTCTCGCCGAGGGTGCCCGCCTCGTCCGGCGCGAGCTTGAGGGGGCGAGGCGCTGAACCGTGGGCAAGCGGCTTCCGTACAAGGGGTACGTCCTTGCCGCAGCTCCGTACCGGAATGCCGGTGGCCGCTGGCACGCGAAGGTGGTCATCGAGCGCCGCGACCGCGGCTCGGCGCACTTCCAGCCGGTGAGCGACGCCCCTGAGAAGACCTACGCGACACGAGAGGAAGCCGAAGATGCCTCGATCAGGTTCGGTCAGGCGTTGCTCGACTCGCGCAAGTGAGTGAGGAGGTACACCGGTGGTCATCCAGGCTGACAGGCTCGAGGCCCTCGCCCGCGATATCTTCGCCGCCCTCGGAGCTCCCGCGCCGGACGCCGGCTGGATCGCCACGCTCCTGGTGCGCGCCAACCTCCGCGGCCACGACTCCCACGGCGTGATCCGCATCCCGCAGTACGCGGACTCCGTCAGGCGCGGCGACACGAACCCGAAGCCCGCGATCCGGACCGTCTCGGAGACGCCGACCACCGCGTTGATCGACGGCGACTTCGGCTTCGGTCAGGTCGTGGCCCGCCAGGCCACGGAGCTCGCGGTCACGAAGGCGCGGGCGCAGGGGCTTGCCGCCGTAGGCTGCGCGCGGACGCGGCACGTCGGGCGCCTTGCCGACTACGCCGAGCTGGCGGCGGGTCACGGGCTCATCGGCATGCTGTGGGTGAACGCGGCTACCGCGCAGGCGGTGGTCCCCTGGGGCGGTATCGCCCGCCGGCTGGGGACGAACCCGCTCGCCGTGGCCATCCCCGGCCGGGGCGGCCCGGCGCTGTCGCTCGACATGGCCACGAGCGTCGTCGCCGAAGGCAAGGTCCGGGTGAGGCGGAACCGGAAGGAGCCGACGGCTCCCGGCTGGCTGATCGATGCGGCGGGCGAGCCGACCACGGACCCTCAGACCTTTTACCGCGAACCCCGCGGCGCGCTCCTCCCCGTCGGCGACCACAAGGGGTATGGCCTCAGTCTCGTGATCGAGATCCTGGCGGGGATCCTCACGCGGGCCGGCGCCGCCGGCCCCGAGACCGGGCCGGTTCAGAACGGGGTGCTGATCGCCTGCCTCGACGTCTCGCGCTTCCTGCCGCTCGAGCAGTTCTGCGCCGAGGTGGAGCGGCTCATCGGCTACGTCAAGTCGTCCCCGCGCGGTCGGGGAGCGGGGGAGATCCTGGTCCCCGGAGAGCCTGAGGCACGGCTGATGGCTGAACGCCGGTCCCGTGGCGTGTTCGTCGAGGACGAGACCTGGAGCCAGATCGCGGCTGTGGCGCAGGAGCTCGGCCTCGCGGTTTGAGCGTCGCGACGGGCCTTGGGCCCGCTTCAGAACGACGCGTCCTCGTTCAGGGCCCGGGCCACCTGCTGGAGCACGTCGTTGGCGGCGAAGGGTTTTGCCAGCACGCCGGCCTCCCTTAGCCCGCCCGTTCCCCCTGTATCGCTTTCTGGGCATTGCCTCCGGTCAAGCCTTCGCCATACTGTTCTGCTCTCGCCTCGCTTGCTTGCGAAGAAGGGGTCGCCATGGAGAAGTCCAACGTAAGAAGCCTCATGGAGCGCCGGCTCAACGTGGTCAGTCAGAGGGGCAGCCAGCCGTGGCGGTCTCTGCTCCCGCAGGTCCGCCAAAACCAAAGCTCCTCGACCAGGTTCGCCAGGCCATCCGCACACGCCATTACAGCTATCGAACGGAGAAGGCCTACGTTGGCTGGATGAAGCGATTTATCGTCTTTCACAACAAGCGGCGTCCGGCAGACATGGGGGAGGCCGAGATCGCACACTTTCTCTCGAGCCTCGCCCACGACGCCCGGGTCAGCGCCTCGACCCAGAACCAGGCGCTCAACGCGCTCTTGTTTCTCTACCGCGAGGTGCTGGGCAAAGAGATTGGCTACGTCCATGGGGTCGTCCGGGCGAGACGGCCGACCAGGTTGCCCGTTGTGTTGACTATACCCATGTGCTGAACCGGGGCGGGCGTGGTGTTTATAGCCCTGCGGCTCGCCTCTGACCCCGGTCTATTAGCCGGATGTACTGCGGGCTGATATCCGGATAGGCTGCGAGCTGCGCAGCGTTTGTCGGAGGACCGAGGCTTGACAAAGTGGTACAAGTACCGGATATTGCTGGCTGATTCTGTTTCCGGACTCGGAGCGTTTGCCGTGATAGGCTGCAGGCATAGCCCCCTGCAAGAGAGCTAATAGTTATGCGATCTTCATGAGCGTCCTGTAGGCGTGCCGCCGAAGATTCGGGAGCTCATAGCCGATCTTCAAGCTGCTGGCTTTGTGGATCGGGGAGGAAGGGGCAGTCATCGCAACTTCGTTCACCCGAAGGTCTCGAGGCCGGTGACAATATCAGGGGCGCTGGGCGATGATGCGAAGCACTACCAGGTGCGCGCCGTGCCGTTCAGCTTGCCATTCAGGAGTCGAAGAAATGAAAGACAGCGCGCGGTACGTGAAGATCGTCGAGTGGTCCGATGAGGACCACTGTTATGTCGGCAGTTCCCCAGGCCTGATCTACGGAGGCTGTCACGGTGATGATGAGAAGGCCGTATTCGACGAGTTGTGCCGAATCGTCGAGGATGCGATCGAACTCTACAAGCGCGAGGGTAGGCCTTTGCCGCCTCCGACATCGGGCCGCGACTTCGCCAACAAGATGCAGCACGTCGCATAACATCCGAGTGGAGCGGACGCGCTGACGCGCGCCGCTCACCCGGGCGTTCGTGCGGAGGTAGTATACGTGAGTAGCGACGTTCGGCGGCGGTCGATGTGAAGTTCACGCGTTACTTCGAGGCGATCCGACGCCGCCAGGATCGTGCGATAATTCGCTTGGAGTGGATCCAGCAGGTCGTCGAGCATCCGGTGAGGGAGGTGATTCAAGCGGACGGCCGGATTCGCCGCTGGGCGCCCATCGAAGAAATGGCAGGCAGATATCTGTGTCGTGCTATTGCCTGACGGCGAGACTGTACACAACGCGTTTTTTGACCGTTCGTTCGTGCCATGAAGGTCAAGTACTTCCAAGATACCGATACCCTGTACATCGAGTTCAGGGCGAGCCACATCGTCGAGACGAAGGATCTCGACGAAAATACCCAGCTTGATGTGGATGGTGACGGGAACATCTGCGCCCTCAGCATCGAGCATGCCAGGGAACGGGCCGGCCTCCCGCATTTCTCGTTTGAGCAGCTCGGACCCTAACTTCAGGCTTCAGCGGACCGGCTGCGCCGGCTATTGAGCCCGCGCGTTCGCCGCGTCGGGGGACGAGCGACCGCGCTCGCGGCCGGGTTGGGATATCCTGAAGCCGCCAAGCGGAAGGTCCTCGAAGCGATCGAGAAGCTGCCAGCCGCTTCAAGTCGTCCCAGCGCGGTCGGGGAGCGGGGGAGATCCTGGTCCCCGGAGAGCCCGAGGCACGGCTGATGGCTGAACGCCGGTCCCGTGGCGTGTTCGTCGAGGACGAGACCTGGAGCCAGATCGCGGCTGTGGCGCAGGAGCTCGGCCTCGCGGTTTGAGCGTCGCGGCGGGCCTTGGGCCCGCCTCAGAACGCCGCGTCCTCGTTCAGGGCCCGGGCCACCTGCTGGAGCACGTCGTTGGCGACGAAGGGTTTTGCCAGCACGAACCGGACCCGGTGACGCTCGAGCTGGCGCGGGTCGAGCTGGTCGCCCCAGCCGGTGATGAACCCCACCGGCACCGTGGGGAAGCGCTGCCGGAACGCCGCCGCGACCTCCCAGCCCGACATCCCCGGCATCGAGACGTCGCTGAGCACGAGGTTGACTGGCTCACGCTCGCACCGCGTCAACCCCTCCGCCCCCTCGGCGGCCTCGATGACGGTATAGCCGTGCTCCCTCAGGAGGTCTCTCACCACTTCGCGGACCTCTGCTTCGTCGTCGATCACGAGCACGCGTGCCCCGCCCCCGGGTTGAGGGACGTGCGGCGTCTTCTCTTCCGTCGCGAAGTCCTGGCTGATGGGGAGGCGGATTACAAAGCGGCTCCCCGCACCGACCGTGCTCTCGACCTCGATGGTGCCGCCGTGGCGGGTGACGATCCCCCAGACGACCGCCAGGCCGAGCCCGGTTCCCCGCGGGCCTTTGGTTGTGAAGAACGGCTCGAACACCCGTCGGCGGGTCTCTTCCGACATCCCGCAGCCCGTGTCCTCCGCGGTCACCACCGCGATGTCGCCCTCGCCTCTGGCGCGGAAGACGAACCGGCCGCCTGCGGGCATGGCCTCCAGGGCGTTGATGAGCAGGTTCGTGAACACTTCGCGCAGCTCTTCCGAGATCCCGGCGACCGGCAGCACCGGTCCGCCCTCCACCCGCACCTCGTAGCCGACGCCGCGGCTCTGGGCTTCGTTCTCCCACCGCGGGCGGGTCAGCTCCACGACCTCTCGGAGGAGCTCCCCCAGCTCGACGCGTCCGAAGGGGCGAGTGCGCCGCGTCCGCGTGAATTCCTGAATCCGCCGGACAGTCTGGGCGCCGTCCAGCGCGGCGGTGCGCACGGCTTCGAGCGTTCGCGCCGTGTCGGGGTCGCGCGTGCGGGCCAGGAGCATCTCGGCGCGCCCGAGGATGACGGCCAGCAGGTTGTTGAAGTCATGGGCAACGCCGGCCGCCATCTCGCCGAGGGCCCTGAGCCGCTCGCTCTGGACGATCCGCTGCTGCGAGGCCTCGACCTGTTCCAGCGCCTCGCGGAGCTCCCCGAACAAGCGCGCGTTCTCAAGGGCCAGGGCCGCCTGGTCGGCGAAGACCTGGAGCAGCGTCGCCTCGGCCTCGGTAAACGTGCGCCCGGGCCTGTCCGCGATCGTGAGCCCCCCGATGATTTTTCCCTTTACCCGGAGCGGCACGGACAGCGCCGAGCCGACCCCCGACGCGGCGAACTGGCGGGCTAGGTCCTCAGAGACCGTGAACTCGGGCTCGCTCAGCACATCCCGCGACCAGACGGGCCGGCCCTCGGCCACTGCCCGCCCGGCCACCCCCGATCCCGACGCGAGGACGTGGCCGGGCGCGAAGTGCTCGCGGGCGGGGCCTGCCGAGGCGATCGTTACGAGCGAGCCGTCGGGTTGGAGGAGGCGGAGCACGGCCGCCTGGCCGCCGAAGAGCGGCAGGACGCTCTCCACGATCCGCTCGCCCACCGCCGCCACATCCAGACTCTCGGTCAGGGTCCGAGCCACCCGGGCTAGCTCCTCCGCCTCTCGCTGCCGTCGTGTCGCCTCGGCGTAGAGCCGGGCGTTCTCGAGGGCGAGGGCAGCCTGGTCGGCGAAGGCCTGGGCGAGCCGGACCTCCTCGTCGCTGAACACCCGCCCCGGCCGGTCGCCGACGCCGAGAGCGCCGACGATCGTGTCCTTGACGACGAGCGGCACGGCGAGCACGGAGCGGTACGTCGCCTTCTCGACCCTGGCCCGCACCTCTGGAGTCAGCGTGATGCGCGGATCGGTGAGGAGATCCGGTGTGGCCACCGGCCGCCGCTCTCGTACCGCGAGACCGGCGACGCCGGTGCCGCGCCTGAAGACCAGGTTCTGACCGAACGTCGGTCCGACGCTACCCGAGACCGCGAGCGCCACCAGATCCCCGGACTCCGGGTCCATCCGGTAAAGCGCGGAGTTCTCCGCGGTGCAGAGGCCGCGGATGCTGTCCGCGATCCGCTGTCCGACGTCGCTGGGGTCGAGCGATTGGGAGATGAGGCGCCCCAGCTCGGCCAGGCTCTCGGCCGTCCACCGGCGGCGCTCGGCCTCGGCGTAGAGCCGGGCGTTCTCGAGGGCCAGGGCGGCCTGGTCGGCGAAGGCCTGGGCGAGGCGGATATCCTCGTCGTCGAACACGCGCCCTGCCCTGTCCCCGACGCCGAGGGCGCCGATCACCGTGTCCTTGACGACGAGCGGCACCGCAAGGACAGCGCGGAAGCTGGCCTGCTCGATCCGGGCCTGCAGCTCGGGCGTGAGCCTGACACGGGGATCGGTCAGGAGGTGAGGCGTGACCACCGGGCGCCGCTCGCGGACGGCGAGCCCCGCCACGCCCATCCCCCGCGGGAAGACCAGGTTCGGGCGAAAGGTAGGCCCCGGGTCCCCGGAGACGGCCAGCGCCACGAGGTCCCCGGACTCCGGCACGAGCTGGTAAAGGGCTGAGGTGAAGGCTCCGAGCAGGGCCCGGAGACTGTCCACGATTCGCTGCCCGACCTCCTCCGGGTTCAGCGACTGCGAGATGAGGCGACCGAGCTCGGCGAGGCTTTCTGCCGTCCGCCGTCGCCGCTCGGCGTCAGCGTAGAGCCGCGCGTTCTCGATGGCGATCCCGGCCTGATCCGCCAGGCTCTCCGCGAGCCTGAGGGCTTCTTGGTCAAAGCGGTAGCCCTTTTCCCGAAAGATATGGAGCGTCCCCAGGATGCTTCCTCCCACCCGTATGGGGACACACATCAGGGCCCCGGACCGGTCTGGCTCATGTGCCGCCCGATGCTCCGGGATGAGCCGCACGTCGGACGTCACATCGGCAGCGATCAACGCCTCACCGGTTGCCGCGACGCGTCCACTGAGGGACTCCCCGAGCCGAATTCGTTCCTTCACCATCACCTTGAGGGCGCCGGGGGTGCCCCCGACGCGCACGAGCTCCTCCCCCTGCAAAAGCCTGAAGCCCGCCTCCCCCTGGAACACCGCTGCTACAGCCTCCGCGATGGAGTTGAGCACCACGGGGAGGTCCAGCCCTCGGGTCAGACGCTGAGCGACATCGACCAGGGTGGCCAGGCGATTGCGTCCGACCTCCGACTCTTGGTACAGGCGGGCGTTCTCGAGGGCGAGGGCAGCCTGGTCGGCGAAGGCCTGGGCGAGCCGGACCTCCTCGTCGCTGAAGACCCTCCCGGCGCGGTCTCCAACCGCCAGCGCGCCGATCACTTTGTCCTTCACCGCGAGTGGGATCGCGAGGACAGCGTGAAAGGCCGCGCGTTCGGCGCGGGACCGCATCTCGGGCGTGAGCACGACGCGCGGGTCGGTCAATAAATCCGGCGTGACGACGGCCTGACGCTCGCGCACGGCCAGGCCGATGGCTCCGGTGCCCTGCGGGACAAAGCGGTTCCAGTCGAACGTGTGCCCGGCGTCGCTGGCCGCGGCGAGCCCGATCAGCGCCCCCGACGCTTCATCGAGCCGATAGAAGGCGGTCAATTTTGCGCCAAAAAGCGCGCGGAGGCTGTTCACGACCTCCTGGGCGGTCTCTTCAGGGTCGAGCGACCGGGAGACGAGGCGGCCCAGATCGGCCAGGCTCTCGGCCGCCCGGCGGCGCCGCTCGGTCTCCTCGTAGAGCCGGGCGTTCTGAATGGCGATCGCGGCGTGGTCGGCGAGCCTGACCAGGATCGCCTCGTCGTGATCGGTGAACGGGCGGGGCGTTCGGTTGTCGACGAACACCAGGCCTTCCACGCGATCTCCGATCCGGATCGGCACCGCCAGTTCGGGGACAAACCCTTCCTCGTCCGCGACGTGGAGGTAGTCTTTGCTGATCCGGGGATCCTCGGCGTAGTTGTCGGTCCGCAAGGGACGCCCCGTGAGCATGACCTGGCCGCCGAGGCCCTTGCCGGCCTTGATGCGGATGGTGTCGTAACCCATGTAGCGGGACCCGACCCAGTGCCGGAACACGAGCGCGTCCGCCCCCTGGTCCCAGAGCGCGATCCGAGCCATATCGCTGCCGCAGAGCTCCCTGGCGCCTTCGGTGACCCGCTGGAGGACGGTGCCGAGATCGAGCGACGCGTTGAGGCTCCGCGCGATGTCCGACAGCACCTCCGCCTCGCGTCGTCGCCGTTCGGCCTCTTCGAAGAGCCGGGCGTTCTCGAGGGCGAGGGCGGCCTGGTCGGCGAAGCCGGACAGGACCTCGATGTCGGTCGCGGAAAAATGGCGGGGGTCCTTGGCGAGGACGAAGAGGGCGCCGATGGCGCGGCCGGCGATCCGCATGGGCACGGCGAGGAAGGATCGGAGCCCGTGCTCGTGGTAGACAGCTCGGTGCTGGTGCGACAACCTCGCGTCCCGCTGGAGGTCCGAAATCGTGAGCGGCTGGTTGGTCAGGACGACCCAGCCGCTCCCGCTCTCCCCGAGCGCGATTCGCTCGCGCATCTGCTCGGCGGGAAAACCGTGGTGAGCGGCGAGCACCAGCTCCTCGCCTTCCAGGATCCGGA
This window harbors:
- a CDS encoding Ldh family oxidoreductase — translated: MVIQADRLEALARDIFAALGAPAPDAGWIATLLVRANLRGHDSHGVIRIPQYADSVRRGDTNPKPAIRTVSETPTTALIDGDFGFGQVVARQATELAVTKARAQGLAAVGCARTRHVGRLADYAELAAGHGLIGMLWVNAATAQAVVPWGGIARRLGTNPLAVAIPGRGGPALSLDMATSVVAEGKVRVRRNRKEPTAPGWLIDAAGEPTTDPQTFYREPRGALLPVGDHKGYGLSLVIEILAGILTRAGAAGPETGPVQNGVLIACLDVSRFLPLEQFCAEVERLIGYVKSSPRGRGAGEILVPGEPEARLMAERRSRGVFVEDETWSQIAAVAQELGLAV
- a CDS encoding type II toxin-antitoxin system HicA family toxin; amino-acid sequence: MPPKIRELIADLQAAGFVDRGGRGSHRNFVHPKVSRPVTISGALGDDAKHYQVRAVPFSLPFRSRRNERQRAVREDRRVVR
- a CDS encoding DUF2283 domain-containing protein; translated protein: MKVKYFQDTDTLYIEFRASHIVETKDLDENTQLDVDGDGNICALSIEHARERAGLPHFSFEQLGP
- a CDS encoding methionine synthase (catalyzes the formation of tetrahydropteroyl-L-glutamate and methionine from L-homocysteine and 5-methyltetrahydropteroyltri-L-glutamate), whose translation is MLRTTIVGSLPKPAWLADPSHQLFAPWVVPPERLREAQDDAVRLALAEQEEAGIDIVTDGEQRRRHYIWGFLEGLTGIDTDTLGRKRTRGGRYAPEQDVARIVGEVTRPRPVMVAALGFAKAHTRRAVKVTLPGPMTIVDSVLDEYYRCDEKSLAMSFAALLNAEAQELAAAGADVVQLDEPCFNIYLDKVEAWGIEALERAIDGVTCTTAIHICYSYGIPRVLQWKKRNTEWGQYGVTLPLLARTRINQVSVECAASGVDVAVLAEARGKDVLLGVIDVGTEEAESPELVAARIKKALPYVGPERLSPCTDCGLVPRSRQSARGKLGALAEGARLVRRELEGARR
- a CDS encoding phage integrase N-terminal SAM-like domain-containing protein gives rise to the protein MAVSAPAGPPKPKLLDQVRQAIRTRHYSYRTEKAYVGWMKRFIVFHNKRRPADMGEAEIAHFLSSLAHDARVSASTQNQALNALLFLYREVLGKEIGYVHGVVRARRPTRLPVVLTIPMC
- a CDS encoding molybdopterin-dependent oxidoreductase, with amino-acid sequence MAAPRFVGSEVKRLEDPRLIRGQAQYVDDVTLPGLLHAFVLRSPWSHARIASLDAAAATKAPGVFAVLTAKELEGQVGPKPLMIAPPGLKLPPHPPLALGKVTFVGHPVALVVAAERALARDAADLIQVEYAPLEPVTDAETALRPGAPQIYAEVPGNLCYEHTWATGDVDGAFARADRIVRARFVTQRLAPMPLEPRGCVALYQGGALTFWTSTQMPHRARSMLGETLRVPEHQIRVIAPEVGGGFGCKVGLYDEELLAAFAAIKLGRPVKWIEQRSESFVATTHGRGQIHEAELAVAQDGTVLALRVRGVADLGAHLEAFTAGPPLLSGRLITGAYRIPAASYMLRGALTTKTPMAAYRGAGRPEGSYIIERLMDLAAAELGMDPVEVRKKNFIRPEDFPYRVPSGLTYDSGRYAVTLEKALDILDYQKVREEQARLRKAGRYQGVGFSTFVETASTGPSRMLAFAGHEYGAVRVEPTGQITVVTGTSPHGQGSETTFAQIVADELGVRLEDITVLHGDTAVVPMGFGTGGSRGGSVGGTAVLLASQTVKEKARRIAAHLLEAAPEDIVLEDGRLHVKGLPDRAVTLREVAHAAYRASNLPPGMEPGLEAGRVFDPPDLTVPFGVYIAVVEVLPETGEVKLLRFIGVDDVGTVLNPLLLKGQLHGGIAQGIAQALWEEIVYDEAGQLLSGSLMDYAAPKAPDLPMFELDHTVTPTPHNPLGAKGVGEAGCVGAPQAIVNAVLDALRPFGIRHLDTPLRPEKIWRAVRAARP
- a CDS encoding HEPN domain-containing protein; this translates as MPTQEQHFQQARHNEAFLATFDLARSPYLDWAVTAAFYAALHYLRALMAKHNYTNISRYADVNRAFERLLVLRRNPDINNAYRQLKDDSRAARYDMWKPNEAEVADLRDGELRTIREFVVENL